A part of Thermocrinis albus DSM 14484 genomic DNA contains:
- the argF gene encoding ornithine carbamoyltransferase: MRNFIDLWDITPEEGWELLQSAESFKRGQESQKYLEGKHIGLIFTKPSTRTRVSFEVAISSLGGHPVFMMENSLQISRGEDIKDTARTLSRYLDCVVIRTDSHEKLKEFALHSSVPVVNALTDMSHPCQILSDIFTLYEVFGEEITSIKIAYVGDGNNVCNTWLVGAGLFGLKLFVATPEGYEPSSYYYQAGEDLCRITGGSIYLTPNPVEAVKDAHVVYTDVWVSMNQERDEEKIKVLRSYQVNKELLSYARPDVKVMHCLPARKGEEITEEVFEAFADFIFTQAENRLHTQKALLKFLLTQR; the protein is encoded by the coding sequence ATGAGGAACTTCATAGATCTGTGGGATATAACACCCGAAGAGGGATGGGAGCTTCTGCAAAGTGCGGAGAGCTTCAAAAGGGGTCAAGAGAGCCAGAAATACCTGGAAGGTAAACATATAGGGCTCATCTTTACAAAACCTTCCACAAGAACCCGTGTGTCCTTTGAGGTGGCCATCAGCTCCCTCGGTGGTCATCCCGTCTTTATGATGGAAAACAGTCTTCAGATCTCAAGAGGAGAGGACATAAAGGACACGGCCCGTACTCTATCACGGTATCTGGACTGTGTGGTGATAAGGACAGACTCCCATGAGAAACTGAAAGAGTTCGCCCTTCATTCCTCCGTACCTGTGGTGAACGCTCTGACCGATATGTCCCATCCCTGTCAGATACTAAGTGATATCTTCACTCTCTACGAAGTTTTTGGTGAAGAGATAACCTCCATCAAGATAGCTTATGTGGGAGATGGTAACAACGTTTGTAACACCTGGTTGGTGGGAGCCGGTCTGTTTGGTCTTAAGCTATTTGTGGCCACACCAGAGGGTTACGAACCTTCCTCCTACTACTACCAGGCGGGAGAGGATCTATGCAGAATAACGGGAGGTAGCATATACCTAACTCCCAATCCCGTAGAGGCTGTGAAGGACGCGCACGTTGTCTACACGGACGTATGGGTCAGTATGAACCAGGAAAGGGATGAGGAGAAGATAAAGGTGCTAAGGTCCTATCAGGTGAACAAGGAGCTGTTGTCTTATGCTAGACCGGACGTAAAGGTGATGCACTGTCTACCTGCCAGAAAGGGGGAGGAGATAACGGAGGAGGTGTTCGAAGCCTTTGCCGATTTCATATTCACTCAAGCAGAAAACCGTCTACATACTCAGAAGGCTCTACTAAAGTTCCTACTCACTCAACGGTAA
- a CDS encoding RtcB family protein produces the protein MSLKEALQKKSPYVYLLPEGTVQGQKVPVYFYLSERLLELLEEDAIRQAANAATLPGVVKAIYVMPDVHVGYGFPVGGVMATDTKEGIISPGSIGYDINCGVRLIATSLTADKVYPVREKLMQEILRNVPAGVGSTGKLKLSKKELAEVLVKGARWAVERGFGFEEDLQHIESEGALPGADPSKVSNTAYERGSGELGTVGSGNHFVEIQVVDEIYDEEISETLGLYEGQVTIMVHSGSRGLGHQVCVDYLKVAKDSLAKYGISLPDMQLACMPFSSPEGQSYFGAMKAAANYAFANRQILGYLTADTVRRFFGLSWEDLGYRLIYDLAHNIGKVEKHRVNGKVMELVVHRKGATRAFPPFHGEVPPAYRSIGQPVLIPGDVGRYSFLLVGQERSMEMSFGSACHGAGRLMSRSKAKELVRREGLEKVLEGLVVVAKGKGTIAEEIPQAYKDVSEVVRVVHELGIAKLVARMRPLGTLKG, from the coding sequence ATGAGCCTCAAGGAAGCGCTCCAGAAAAAGAGTCCCTACGTGTACCTTCTACCGGAGGGAACAGTTCAGGGCCAGAAAGTACCTGTATACTTTTACCTCAGCGAGAGACTTCTGGAGCTGCTGGAAGAGGATGCCATAAGGCAGGCTGCCAACGCCGCCACATTACCGGGTGTGGTGAAGGCTATATACGTTATGCCAGATGTTCACGTAGGCTACGGTTTCCCGGTAGGTGGTGTTATGGCCACCGATACCAAGGAGGGGATCATAAGTCCCGGTTCCATAGGATACGATATAAACTGTGGGGTCAGACTTATAGCCACCTCCCTTACCGCCGACAAAGTGTATCCTGTTAGGGAAAAACTTATGCAAGAGATCCTCAGGAACGTACCTGCGGGAGTAGGTTCCACAGGTAAACTCAAGCTTTCCAAGAAGGAACTGGCGGAGGTGCTGGTAAAGGGGGCAAGATGGGCTGTGGAGAGAGGATTCGGTTTCGAGGAAGACCTTCAGCATATAGAGTCGGAGGGTGCTCTACCTGGTGCTGATCCCAGTAAGGTATCCAACACCGCTTACGAGAGGGGAAGTGGTGAGCTGGGTACGGTAGGCTCAGGTAACCATTTTGTGGAGATACAGGTGGTAGATGAAATATACGACGAGGAGATATCGGAAACCTTAGGTCTCTACGAGGGACAGGTGACCATAATGGTGCACTCAGGTTCCAGAGGACTGGGTCATCAGGTGTGCGTGGACTACCTAAAGGTGGCAAAGGACAGCTTGGCCAAGTACGGTATAAGTCTTCCCGACATGCAGTTGGCCTGTATGCCCTTTAGCTCACCTGAAGGGCAGTCTTACTTTGGTGCTATGAAAGCTGCGGCCAACTATGCCTTCGCCAACAGACAGATACTAGGTTACCTGACGGCGGACACGGTGAGAAGGTTCTTTGGTCTATCTTGGGAAGATCTAGGCTACCGACTCATATACGATCTTGCTCACAACATAGGAAAAGTGGAAAAGCATAGGGTAAACGGTAAAGTTATGGAGCTGGTGGTGCACAGAAAAGGGGCTACGAGAGCTTTTCCACCCTTCCACGGTGAGGTACCTCCTGCCTACAGAAGTATAGGTCAACCTGTTCTCATACCCGGAGATGTAGGAAGGTACTCTTTCCTTCTGGTAGGTCAGGAAAGGAGCATGGAGATGAGCTTCGGCAGTGCCTGTCACGGGGCGGGGAGGCTCATGTCCCGTTCCAAAGCCAAGGAGTTGGTACGCAGAGAAGGGTTGGAAAAGGTACTGGAGGGTCTAGTGGTGGTGGCCAAAGGTAAGGGTACTATAGCGGAAGAGATACCTCAGGCCTACAAGGACGTTAGTGAGGTGGTAAGGGTGGTTCATGAGCTGGGCATAGCCAAACTGGTAGCCCGTATGCGCCCACTGGGTACCCTCAAAGGATAG
- a CDS encoding HDIG domain-containing metalloprotein, whose product MDIVFEKGIKHTAHGLNFYMSYFDDIARLLPRDELCFVVGGWVRDRLLGEPVGYKIDVDLLVTCDPRKIAKDLAEAIGGTYFEFEKKGLLRRPTVATVILEIPPYRYRFDFSQIKGKDIEKALVEDLLSRDFTANAMAVSLDDVLSIGAKQTIIYDPAHGVEDLEMGVLRPVSIKNLEEDPVRILRGVRLSVEKDLELTEDFYQFVLRKKHIIRKASPERITVELLRILELPNSARALREMYRLGLLQELFPDIARWKEVTTSHYSLEKHMDLLWEEMDKVVEEKEKFLHAELLSQIGSKKFLGEFSDLAALKLAAIFHDIAKPHTFQMKDGKPTFYQHDQLGALLVKEYGKAYRWGEDLTRFVADLVTYHLRVFYLKESLKKGELTDRGRGKFWKECGHIAPWLFLHSIADARASHDSEEELHHLMDTIHDLTHFAMRSKTKPIKPLLTGHDIMELLSIPPGPLVGEIKRALEEAQLEGKVSTREEAIDFVKNYLRNSNLMGEPS is encoded by the coding sequence ATGGATATAGTGTTTGAGAAGGGTATAAAGCACACAGCTCACGGTCTTAACTTCTACATGTCTTACTTTGACGATATAGCCCGTCTTCTTCCCAGAGATGAGCTCTGTTTCGTGGTAGGTGGATGGGTGAGAGACAGACTTCTGGGTGAGCCGGTAGGATACAAGATAGACGTAGATCTTCTCGTCACGTGTGACCCACGTAAGATAGCCAAAGATCTGGCAGAGGCTATAGGAGGCACCTACTTTGAGTTTGAAAAGAAGGGACTTCTCAGAAGGCCGACGGTGGCCACCGTCATCTTGGAGATTCCTCCTTACAGGTACAGGTTTGATTTTTCCCAGATAAAGGGTAAGGACATAGAGAAAGCTCTGGTGGAGGATCTCCTTTCCAGAGACTTCACCGCCAACGCTATGGCGGTGAGTTTGGACGACGTTCTCAGTATAGGAGCCAAACAAACTATCATCTACGATCCCGCTCACGGTGTAGAAGATCTGGAGATGGGTGTTCTGAGACCGGTCTCCATCAAGAATCTTGAGGAAGATCCTGTCAGAATCCTCAGGGGTGTGAGGCTGAGTGTGGAGAAAGATCTTGAGCTCACTGAGGATTTTTACCAGTTTGTCCTCCGTAAAAAACACATAATACGGAAGGCATCTCCCGAAAGGATAACGGTGGAACTGTTGCGTATTCTGGAACTCCCTAACAGTGCGCGTGCTCTAAGGGAGATGTATCGGCTTGGACTACTCCAGGAGCTGTTTCCCGATATAGCCAGATGGAAGGAGGTCACCACCTCCCATTACTCCTTAGAGAAGCACATGGATCTCCTTTGGGAAGAGATGGACAAAGTGGTGGAAGAAAAAGAGAAGTTCCTGCATGCCGAACTTCTGAGCCAGATAGGGAGTAAAAAGTTTCTGGGAGAGTTCTCTGACCTTGCCGCTCTGAAGTTGGCTGCCATCTTTCACGACATAGCAAAACCTCACACCTTCCAGATGAAGGATGGCAAACCCACTTTCTATCAACACGACCAGTTAGGTGCCCTTTTGGTGAAGGAGTACGGTAAAGCTTACAGATGGGGAGAAGATCTTACGCGCTTTGTGGCCGATCTTGTGACCTATCACCTGAGGGTGTTTTATCTGAAAGAGTCCCTAAAGAAGGGAGAACTCACCGACAGGGGAAGGGGTAAGTTCTGGAAGGAGTGTGGTCACATAGCACCGTGGCTTTTCCTTCATTCCATAGCGGACGCGAGAGCTTCCCACGACAGTGAAGAGGAGCTACATCACCTTATGGACACCATCCACGATCTTACCCATTTCGCGATGCGCAGTAAAACTAAACCGATAAAACCTCTGCTTACCGGTCATGACATAATGGAGTTGCTCTCCATACCACCCGGTCCGCTGGTGGGTGAAATAAAGAGAGCGCTGGAGGAGGCTCAGTTGGAGGGTAAAGTGTCCACCCGTGAGGAGGCGATAGATTTTGTAAAAAACTACCTTAGGAACTCAAACCTGATGGGTGAACCCTCCTGA
- a CDS encoding murein hydrolase activator EnvC family protein: MGALILLLLIFIEACSVLQVEIRDRPTRPKTTHREEYQVLRVAMPVYGSVMRDERGVFIKTNCGEFFRSVQEGTVLYAGSDLKTYGEVLVVNHGDFMTVYKYGRNLLVRKGERIRKGQVLGQVGRWRGQCGIGFEVRDQEGSPIRFEFLR, translated from the coding sequence ATGGGGGCTTTGATCCTCCTTTTGTTGATCTTTATTGAAGCCTGCAGTGTCCTGCAGGTGGAGATAAGGGACAGACCCACAAGGCCTAAAACAACCCACAGAGAAGAGTACCAGGTTTTAAGGGTCGCCATGCCTGTTTATGGAAGTGTGATGCGGGATGAGAGGGGTGTTTTTATAAAAACCAACTGCGGTGAGTTTTTCCGTAGTGTGCAAGAAGGTACTGTCCTGTACGCAGGCAGCGATCTTAAAACCTACGGAGAGGTTCTTGTGGTAAACCACGGAGATTTTATGACCGTTTACAAGTACGGGAGAAACCTTCTGGTGAGGAAAGGGGAGAGGATCAGAAAGGGGCAGGTTCTGGGCCAGGTAGGAAGGTGGCGTGGGCAATGCGGTATAGGCTTTGAGGTAAGAGATCAGGAGGGTTCACCCATCAGGTTTGAGTTCCTAAGGTAG
- a CDS encoding bifunctional ADP-dependent NAD(P)H-hydrate dehydratase/NAD(P)H-hydrate epimerase: MKVLKAHEMAQADREGGIPSLVLMERAGLGVCRVIREYFRDVRKVLVLVGKGNNGGDGLVVARQLHLWGYKVDYFMVQGEDLKGDALTQLNILKTIGLEPLHQKPFLGDYHLVVDAIFGTGFVPPVKDPKVADIIKELNDSGAAVLSVDIPSGLWADSGLIFEPSVKASATVTFQYPKLCHILHPAAKRCGQLYVVDIGIPPHTVDKVQRELLLKVSVPVREKDVHKGKMGHVLLLGGSLGKLGAIIMAARAATRAGAGLVTVGVPKSLCTTVHSQLTEEMCLPLMGEERISSSSSHILREHLGRFSAVGVGMGMDRYEDGIKLVKFLIEEVKVPLLLDADGINNVADGKLLPALRERENPVVLTPHVGEMERLTSLPKETILGSMVDVAVDFAVENRCYLVLKSSRTVIATPEGRVYISTRGTPAMAKGGTGDVLAGVLTALLGRGLPTEEALKVGVFLHGLAGELAERKLHTESVTPSYLIECIPSAYRMLEDGGFDPPFVDLY; encoded by the coding sequence ATGAAGGTTCTGAAGGCTCACGAAATGGCACAGGCCGACAGAGAGGGTGGTATACCTTCCCTGGTACTTATGGAGAGGGCAGGGTTGGGTGTGTGCAGAGTCATAAGGGAGTACTTTAGGGACGTCAGGAAGGTACTGGTGTTGGTGGGAAAAGGCAACAACGGTGGTGATGGTCTGGTGGTGGCGCGCCAGCTCCACCTTTGGGGGTATAAGGTGGATTACTTTATGGTGCAGGGAGAGGATCTTAAGGGTGATGCCCTCACCCAGCTTAATATCCTCAAAACCATAGGTCTTGAGCCCTTACATCAAAAACCTTTCTTAGGAGACTACCATCTTGTGGTAGACGCCATCTTTGGAACGGGTTTTGTACCTCCCGTAAAGGATCCTAAAGTGGCCGACATCATAAAGGAACTCAACGATAGCGGGGCAGCAGTGCTTTCGGTGGATATTCCTTCGGGACTTTGGGCAGACAGTGGCCTTATCTTTGAACCTTCTGTAAAGGCCAGTGCCACCGTCACCTTTCAGTATCCCAAACTGTGTCACATCCTTCATCCTGCTGCCAAAAGGTGTGGACAACTCTACGTGGTGGACATAGGCATACCACCCCATACGGTAGATAAGGTACAGAGAGAACTGCTCCTGAAGGTGAGTGTTCCCGTTAGGGAAAAGGATGTCCACAAAGGTAAGATGGGGCATGTTCTCCTCTTGGGGGGTAGCTTGGGTAAACTGGGTGCGATAATCATGGCGGCAAGAGCCGCCACACGGGCAGGTGCCGGTCTGGTAACGGTGGGAGTACCTAAAAGTCTTTGCACCACGGTACACTCCCAACTTACAGAAGAGATGTGCCTGCCCCTTATGGGAGAAGAGAGGATTTCCTCCTCTTCCTCTCATATTCTAAGAGAGCATCTTGGAAGGTTCTCCGCCGTGGGTGTAGGCATGGGTATGGATAGGTACGAGGACGGTATCAAGCTGGTGAAGTTCCTCATAGAAGAGGTGAAGGTACCCCTCCTTCTGGACGCTGACGGTATCAACAACGTGGCGGATGGGAAACTCCTTCCGGCCCTCAGAGAAAGGGAGAATCCTGTGGTCCTTACACCCCATGTAGGTGAGATGGAGAGACTCACATCCCTTCCTAAGGAAACCATACTGGGTAGTATGGTGGATGTGGCGGTGGACTTTGCGGTAGAAAACCGATGTTACCTTGTTCTTAAGTCTTCGCGCACCGTCATAGCCACTCCCGAAGGGAGGGTTTACATCTCCACCAGAGGGACACCTGCCATGGCAAAGGGTGGTACAGGTGACGTTCTGGCAGGCGTACTGACAGCACTTTTGGGTAGAGGACTGCCTACAGAAGAGGCCTTAAAGGTGGGAGTTTTTCTTCATGGGCTCGCGGGAGAGCTGGCAGAAAGGAAGCTGCACACGGAAAGCGTGACACCCTCTTACCTCATAGAGTGTATACCATCAGCCTACAGGATGCTGGAAGATGGGGGCTTTGATCCTCCTTTTGTTGATCTTTATTGA
- the carB gene encoding carbamoyl-phosphate synthase large subunit, which translates to MKKVVILGSGPNRIGQGIEFDYACVQAIFSLREEGVQTIMINCNPETVSTDYDTADRLYFEPVVLENVLEVIRREKPDGVLIQFGGQTPLKLSLPLRDAGVTILGTPPESIDIAEDRELFRRLIQKLGLRQPPSEAVRSKEEAIRVAEAIGYPVLVRPSYVLGGRAMRIIYDREELVTYLEEAVEVSYQRPILIDAYLSDSVEVDVDAIGDGEDFLVGAVMEHIEEAGVHSGDSAASIPPYTLPSDVVEEIKRQSKEIARSLGVVGLINLQFAVKDGEVYVLEVNPRASRTVPFVSKAIGYPLAKLAAKVSIGRKLRELVPEVFRRLEEGNVHPCSDFLPSDWNLYCVKEVVFPWNRFPEVDPVLGPEMKSTGEVMGIDTVFGLAFYKAQLAVGNRLPTEGSVFVSVADKDKPKAVDLVKGFLELGFEVLATSGTYQYMKEKGLEVKHVLKVSEGRPHVVDMIKNGQISLVINTPTGKRARTDAYYIRRAVVQYSVPYTTTVRGGYAMLEAIRCYKNSGGKLTVRALQDIFP; encoded by the coding sequence ATGAAGAAGGTGGTCATTCTCGGAAGCGGACCCAATAGGATAGGTCAGGGTATAGAGTTTGACTACGCCTGCGTTCAGGCCATATTCTCCCTGAGGGAGGAAGGTGTTCAGACCATAATGATCAACTGTAACCCTGAGACGGTTTCTACCGATTACGACACAGCGGACCGTTTGTACTTCGAACCTGTAGTTTTAGAGAACGTCCTGGAAGTCATAAGGAGGGAGAAACCTGACGGTGTACTGATTCAGTTTGGGGGACAAACCCCCCTAAAACTATCCCTCCCGTTGAGGGATGCTGGTGTAACTATACTGGGAACTCCTCCTGAGAGTATAGACATAGCCGAGGACAGAGAGCTCTTTCGTCGGCTCATACAGAAACTGGGACTACGCCAACCTCCCAGTGAGGCGGTGAGATCCAAGGAAGAGGCCATTAGGGTGGCAGAAGCTATAGGCTACCCTGTTTTGGTAAGACCTTCCTACGTTCTGGGTGGCAGGGCTATGAGGATCATCTACGACAGGGAAGAGTTAGTCACCTATCTGGAGGAAGCTGTGGAAGTAAGCTATCAGAGACCCATCCTTATAGACGCTTATCTGTCCGACAGCGTTGAGGTGGATGTGGACGCTATTGGTGACGGTGAGGACTTTCTGGTGGGTGCCGTCATGGAGCACATAGAGGAGGCTGGTGTACACTCCGGAGACAGTGCAGCCTCTATACCCCCCTACACGTTACCTTCTGACGTGGTGGAGGAGATAAAGCGTCAGTCTAAGGAAATAGCCAGAAGTCTCGGAGTGGTAGGTCTCATAAACCTTCAGTTTGCGGTGAAAGACGGTGAGGTATACGTACTGGAGGTAAACCCAAGGGCTTCCCGTACCGTTCCCTTTGTCAGTAAGGCCATAGGCTACCCTCTCGCCAAGCTGGCTGCCAAGGTGTCCATAGGGAGAAAGTTGAGGGAGCTGGTTCCTGAGGTCTTTAGGAGATTAGAAGAAGGTAATGTTCATCCGTGCAGCGACTTTTTACCCTCTGACTGGAACCTTTACTGTGTGAAGGAGGTGGTCTTCCCTTGGAACCGCTTTCCCGAAGTGGATCCTGTACTGGGTCCTGAGATGAAGAGTACGGGTGAGGTGATGGGCATAGACACTGTGTTTGGTCTGGCCTTTTACAAAGCTCAGCTGGCTGTCGGTAACAGACTACCGACGGAGGGGAGTGTGTTTGTCAGTGTGGCCGACAAGGACAAACCTAAGGCGGTGGATTTGGTGAAAGGCTTTCTAGAACTGGGTTTTGAGGTGCTGGCCACATCGGGCACCTACCAATACATGAAGGAGAAGGGTCTGGAGGTGAAACATGTCCTAAAAGTCTCCGAGGGAAGACCTCACGTAGTGGACATGATCAAAAACGGGCAGATATCTCTCGTCATCAACACACCTACAGGAAAGCGCGCTAGAACCGACGCTTATTACATCAGAAGGGCTGTGGTGCAGTACTCTGTACCCTATACCACCACCGTGAGGGGTGGCTACGCTATGTTGGAGGCTATAAGGTGTTACAAGAACTCCGGTGGTAAACTGACGGTGCGTGCCCTTCAGGACATTTTTCCATGA
- a CDS encoding NTPase, with translation MKIVITGEPGVGKTTLVKKLVQMLGDRAVGFWTEEIRDKKTGKRTGFKVINTQGQEVVFASKFFTSRHLVGSYGVNVERFEKVALPVLEEAIKAEKDKVVVIDEVGKMELFSRPFRELVRQILHDPTKRVVVTIPIRDVHPLVKEIRRLKGAVLIELTLENRERIHQDIFQLLLTSLR, from the coding sequence ATGAAGATAGTCATAACGGGAGAACCGGGTGTCGGTAAAACCACCCTCGTTAAAAAACTGGTCCAAATGTTGGGAGACAGAGCGGTAGGATTCTGGACGGAGGAGATAAGGGATAAAAAGACAGGAAAAAGAACAGGGTTTAAGGTGATAAACACACAAGGACAGGAGGTTGTCTTTGCATCCAAGTTCTTCACGTCGCGCCATCTGGTGGGTTCTTACGGCGTTAACGTGGAACGCTTTGAAAAGGTTGCTCTTCCGGTTCTGGAGGAGGCCATAAAGGCCGAAAAGGATAAGGTGGTTGTCATAGACGAAGTGGGTAAGATGGAGCTCTTTTCAAGACCTTTCAGAGAGCTGGTAAGACAGATACTCCATGATCCCACCAAAAGGGTGGTGGTCACCATTCCCATAAGGGATGTGCATCCTCTTGTGAAGGAGATAAGGAGGCTCAAAGGTGCTGTTCTTATAGAACTCACCCTTGAGAACCGTGAGCGGATACATCAGGATATATTCCAGCTTCTTTTAACTTCTCTAAGATAA
- the miaA gene encoding tRNA (adenosine(37)-N6)-dimethylallyltransferase MiaA, whose protein sequence is MILVVAGPTASGKSELCCLLAKRLNTEIISADSMAVYRGMDIGTAKPVQCMKEIKHHLVDEVDPGVVFDARMFEERALRAVEDLLRRKKIPLVCGGSYLYLQVLLYGIEDTPPPDWKLRERLYLIARRRGNLWLYQKLLVVDPLYAGKISPNDLRRVVRALEVFLQTGRPFSSFHRWSSPRFQCLCFYLKRSRSVLAERIAQRAQLMIQQGLVEEVRRLMQMGLENFLTSQQAIGYKELIPYLKGEITLSDAVNNIIRNTLQYAKRQMRWFSKQGWIEVDMDALGTEGALSFILEKLKEAGIYPDVSAHGSQG, encoded by the coding sequence ATGATTCTGGTGGTTGCAGGTCCCACCGCTAGCGGAAAGTCGGAACTGTGTTGCCTTCTTGCCAAAAGACTGAACACCGAAATAATAAGTGCCGATTCCATGGCGGTATACAGAGGTATGGACATAGGGACAGCTAAGCCCGTGCAGTGTATGAAAGAGATAAAACACCACTTGGTGGATGAAGTGGATCCCGGTGTGGTGTTTGACGCTCGTATGTTTGAAGAGAGGGCGCTGCGCGCAGTGGAAGATCTTCTAAGGAGAAAGAAGATACCTCTGGTGTGTGGTGGGTCCTACCTTTACCTGCAGGTGCTTCTGTACGGTATAGAGGACACACCTCCACCTGATTGGAAACTGAGGGAAAGGCTGTACCTTATAGCCAGGCGTAGAGGAAATCTCTGGCTTTACCAAAAGCTGCTGGTGGTGGATCCCCTCTACGCCGGTAAGATATCCCCCAATGATCTGAGGAGGGTGGTGAGAGCTCTGGAGGTCTTCTTGCAAACAGGAAGGCCCTTCTCCTCCTTTCACAGATGGTCCAGTCCACGCTTTCAATGTTTGTGCTTTTATCTGAAGCGTAGCAGAAGCGTTCTGGCAGAGAGGATAGCTCAACGTGCCCAGCTGATGATACAGCAGGGACTGGTGGAGGAGGTAAGAAGGTTGATGCAGATGGGTCTAGAAAACTTTTTGACCTCTCAGCAAGCTATAGGTTACAAGGAGCTTATCCCTTACCTGAAGGGGGAGATAACTCTGTCGGATGCGGTAAACAACATCATCAGAAACACTCTCCAGTATGCCAAAAGACAGATGAGGTGGTTTTCAAAACAAGGTTGGATAGAGGTAGACATGGATGCTCTTGGAACAGAAGGGGCATTGAGTTTTATCTTAGAGAAGTTAAAAGAAGCTGGAATATATCCTGATGTATCCGCTCACGGTTCTCAAGGGTGA
- the thiE gene encoding thiamine phosphate synthase, whose amino-acid sequence MAQLPRLYAITDSKLYGDRWEEILLRLMERGVRMIQLREKDISASQYYQKALKVREITARYGALLFINDRVDIAMAVEADGVHLPSSGLPPSVVKKLSPKLLVGFSAHNMEEALQAEREGADFITLSPIFPTRSHPNAEPVGLKTLAEVSRAVSIPVYALGGVTWDKLKLCYKNGAYGVAGISLFLEE is encoded by the coding sequence ATGGCTCAGCTACCTAGACTTTACGCCATCACCGACAGTAAACTCTATGGTGACAGATGGGAGGAGATTTTACTGCGCCTCATGGAAAGGGGTGTGAGAATGATCCAGTTGAGGGAGAAGGATATCTCAGCATCTCAGTACTATCAAAAAGCCCTAAAAGTGCGCGAGATAACGGCACGCTACGGTGCTCTCCTTTTTATAAACGACAGGGTAGACATCGCCATGGCCGTGGAGGCAGATGGTGTTCATCTACCCTCTTCTGGACTTCCACCTTCGGTGGTCAAAAAACTCAGCCCAAAGCTCCTGGTAGGTTTCTCTGCCCATAACATGGAGGAAGCCCTTCAAGCGGAGAGGGAGGGAGCTGACTTTATAACCCTCAGTCCCATATTCCCCACCAGGTCCCATCCCAACGCAGAGCCTGTTGGTCTTAAAACTTTAGCGGAAGTGTCCAGAGCTGTTTCCATACCTGTTTACGCTCTTGGTGGTGTTACGTGGGACAAACTGAAGCTGTGTTATAAGAACGGAGCCTACGGAGTTGCAGGCATAAGCCTATTCTTGGAAGAATGA